One genomic region from Skermania piniformis encodes:
- the nirB gene encoding nitrite reductase large subunit NirB, translating to MVGHRFVEALRARDDSAAWRVVILGEETDPAYDRVGLSSYVGSWTRDDLALSGNSYPDDPHVVLRRGERVTEIDTAARTVGTSTGAELDYDALILATGSYPFVPPVPGHDLPACHVYRTLDDLDGIRTAADAALARDPGAVGVVVGGGLLGLEAANALRLLGLRPHVVEFAPRLMPLQVDPAGGEHLARLIRALDIDVTTGAGTSVIEPLPDDAGVRVTLSDDTTIDAALVVFSAGVRPRDEVARAAGLAVGERGGVLTDLACVTSDPAVYAIGEVAAVQGRCYGLVGPGYATAEVVADRLLGGDAEFPGADLSTKLKLLGVDVASFGDAHGTTPNALDVVVSDPIGGTYAKLVLSDDAGTLLGGVLIGDASQYGILRPLVGSTLPGDPVSLIAPAGDGPALGIGALPDDAQVCSCNDVSKGALCAAIADGACEVAALQGCTGAGSSCGSCVPLLSQLLAAQGVELSQGLCEHFTQSRVELFELVRASGIRTFTGLIARFGTGTGCDICKPTVASILASTSSEHILDGEQASLQDSNDHFLANIQRNGTYSVVPRVPGGDITAEQLILIGEIARDFGLYTKITGGQRIDMFGATVDQLPLIWRRLVDGGMESGQAYGKSLRTVKSCVGTDWCRYGQQDSVQLAIDLELRYRGLRAPHKIKMGVSGCARECAEARGKDVGVVATEKGWNLYVCGNGGMTPKHAQLLAADLDRDTLIRYIDRFLMYYIRTADRLQRTAPWLTSSAGGLDRLHAVVVDDALGLADDFEADMARHVTGYSCEWKGVLDDPDKLARFVSFVNAPGAPDPTVAFETRNGRKVPLLIGTPTVRPADDSEEKIA from the coding sequence ATGGTGGGGCACCGATTCGTCGAAGCGCTGCGCGCCCGAGATGATTCCGCCGCCTGGCGGGTGGTGATCCTCGGCGAGGAAACCGACCCGGCATACGACCGGGTGGGCCTGTCGTCCTACGTCGGCAGCTGGACCCGCGACGATCTGGCCCTGTCCGGCAACAGCTATCCCGACGACCCGCACGTGGTGCTGCGGCGCGGCGAGCGGGTCACCGAGATCGACACGGCTGCACGCACGGTCGGCACGTCGACCGGCGCGGAGCTCGACTACGACGCGCTGATCCTGGCCACCGGTTCGTACCCGTTCGTCCCGCCGGTCCCCGGCCACGACCTGCCCGCCTGCCACGTCTACCGCACCCTCGACGACCTGGATGGAATCCGGACCGCTGCCGACGCCGCGTTGGCCCGTGATCCGGGCGCGGTCGGGGTGGTCGTCGGCGGTGGGCTGCTCGGCCTGGAGGCAGCGAATGCGCTGCGGTTGTTGGGATTACGCCCGCATGTGGTGGAGTTCGCGCCCCGGTTGATGCCGCTCCAGGTGGACCCGGCCGGCGGCGAGCACCTGGCCCGGCTGATCCGCGCGCTCGACATCGACGTCACCACCGGCGCCGGCACGTCGGTGATCGAACCGCTGCCCGACGACGCCGGCGTCCGGGTGACGTTGAGCGACGACACCACGATCGACGCCGCACTGGTGGTGTTCTCCGCCGGGGTCCGGCCGCGCGACGAGGTGGCTCGCGCCGCCGGGCTGGCGGTCGGCGAACGCGGCGGCGTGCTCACCGACCTGGCCTGCGTTACCTCCGATCCGGCGGTGTACGCGATCGGCGAGGTCGCCGCGGTGCAGGGCCGGTGCTACGGCCTGGTCGGCCCCGGCTACGCCACCGCCGAGGTGGTCGCCGACCGGTTGCTCGGCGGGGACGCCGAGTTCCCCGGCGCCGATCTGTCTACGAAACTCAAGCTGCTCGGCGTCGACGTCGCGAGCTTCGGCGACGCACACGGCACCACGCCGAACGCGCTGGACGTCGTGGTCAGCGATCCGATCGGCGGTACCTACGCCAAGCTGGTGCTCTCCGACGACGCGGGCACGTTGCTCGGTGGCGTGCTGATCGGCGACGCAAGCCAGTACGGGATTCTGCGGCCGCTGGTCGGGTCCACCCTGCCCGGCGACCCGGTGTCGCTGATCGCGCCGGCCGGCGACGGCCCGGCCCTCGGCATCGGCGCCCTGCCGGACGACGCGCAGGTGTGTTCCTGCAACGACGTCAGCAAGGGCGCGCTGTGTGCCGCGATCGCCGACGGCGCCTGCGAAGTCGCGGCGCTGCAGGGCTGCACCGGCGCCGGCAGCTCGTGCGGTTCTTGCGTGCCGTTGCTGTCCCAGCTGCTCGCCGCCCAGGGGGTGGAGCTGTCGCAGGGGTTGTGCGAGCACTTCACCCAATCCCGGGTAGAACTGTTCGAGCTGGTGCGGGCCAGTGGCATTCGCACCTTCACCGGGTTGATCGCCCGGTTCGGCACCGGCACCGGGTGCGATATCTGCAAGCCGACAGTCGCCTCGATCCTGGCCTCCACCAGCTCCGAGCACATCCTCGACGGCGAGCAGGCATCGCTGCAGGACAGCAACGACCACTTCCTGGCGAACATCCAGCGCAACGGCACGTACTCGGTCGTGCCGCGGGTGCCCGGCGGCGACATCACGGCCGAGCAGCTGATCCTGATCGGTGAGATCGCCCGCGACTTCGGCCTCTACACCAAGATCACCGGTGGTCAGCGGATCGACATGTTCGGCGCGACGGTCGATCAGTTGCCGCTCATCTGGCGCCGGTTGGTCGACGGCGGGATGGAATCCGGTCAGGCCTACGGCAAGTCGCTGCGCACGGTGAAGAGCTGCGTCGGCACCGATTGGTGCCGATACGGGCAGCAGGATTCGGTGCAGCTGGCGATCGACCTGGAGTTGCGGTATCGCGGGCTACGCGCGCCACACAAGATCAAGATGGGCGTATCCGGCTGCGCCCGCGAGTGCGCCGAGGCACGCGGCAAGGATGTCGGGGTGGTAGCCACCGAAAAGGGCTGGAACCTCTACGTCTGCGGCAACGGCGGGATGACCCCGAAACACGCTCAGCTGTTGGCCGCCGACCTGGATCGGGACACGTTGATCCGCTATATCGACCGGTTCCTGATGTATTACATCCGCACCGCCGACCGGCTGCAGCGCACGGCCCCCTGGCTGACCTCGTCGGCCGGCGGGCTGGACCGGCTACACGCGGTCGTGGTGGACGATGCCCTGGGTCTGGCC
- a CDS encoding bifunctional nitrate reductase/sulfite reductase flavoprotein subunit alpha has product MNLQVSAGKVTSASGRADHPANRGRLCTKGATTADLLNSGGRQTTGLVRADRDAEPVPVSAEVAVAEAGRRLRAIRDEHGPDAIALYLSGQMSLEAQYLATKLAKGYLRTSWVESNSRLCMASAGTGYKQSLGADGPPGSYDDLDHADVFLVIGSNMADCHPILFLRMLDRVKQGATLIVIDPRRTATARKADLHLPIRPGTDLALLNGLLRLLVDADAIDPEFIAAHTDGWAAMPALLAEYPLDLVAELTGLAAADIRRTAELIGGADNWVSLWTMGLNQSTHGTWHTNALCNLHLATGAICRTGSGPFSLTGQPNAMGGREMGYMGPGLPGQRSALDPADRAFAEHIWGLPPDTLRPVAGGGTVEMYRRMAAGEIRAAWIICTNPVASMANRDTVIAGLSTADTVIVQEAFAGTETAAYADVVLPAALWSEAEGVMVNSERTLTHCSPALTPPGAARPDWLLICDIARELGYPDAFDYPDAAAVFAELSRFHNPRTGWDLRGVDYDRLRTGPVQWPAAPGGPARNPIRYRNDGISQDRYTAPDGSVPQLAFATPDRRARFLPRPYLPAAELPDDDYPMLLTTGRLAHQWHTMTKTARVAKLNALDPAPFLQLHPEDAARIGAEPNGSVEVRSRRGRAVLPVAIDDAVRPGVCFAPMHWNDAFGADLAINAVTSDAVDPESLQPEFKLCAVAVTPVAAPVEPPSADSAEPDTDPALAALAAILAPHAMIGPGALDSSEAGFLGGYLTGLRANPPAGRTPTIPRQTPLSPTVRSWFEGVLAGVFATAADPAPDPTTTAPDKPAVQLIWASQTGTAEGYAGECAAALAAAGIAVTVHGAEVVSVADLTGTALFLVATTGDGDAPDNGLALWDALAIAEPGELDQLCYAVLGFGDPAYADFCGFAKKLDARLEHVGATRIADRALCEPDYAATAARWLSTVLAALDPGDSTDTPAPVGGVPAGAAPSYSRTNPLRTTLRAGVRLSGPESAKDVRTFTFELLAAELPYRAGDALGIRPVNRAAVVAEWLDRTGLAGAAPIALAEERMPLVQALTERLDITRITPDLVRFVQDRAPSAALATVLSRPADFAGWTHGRQALDLLAEHPVTASIDDWLAVLHPITPRLYSISSSPSDTPDEVAITTSVVRFQRGDHTRHGLCTGYLAELEPGAEVDVFVQPTRHFRPPEDPDTAAVMIGPGTGVAPFRGFLRERAARGAGGPNWLFFGEQHEACDFYYRDELAELQERGVLTRLDLAFSRDGSERVYVQHRMREHAAELWQWLRRGAHVYVCGDAARMARDVDEALCGIVAEHGQMAPKSARSYLAALAAEQRYVRDVY; this is encoded by the coding sequence ATGAACCTGCAGGTCAGCGCCGGCAAGGTCACCTCTGCCAGCGGCCGCGCCGACCATCCGGCCAATCGCGGCCGGCTGTGCACCAAAGGCGCCACCACCGCCGACCTGCTCAACAGCGGCGGGCGACAGACCACCGGGTTGGTCCGCGCCGACCGGGACGCCGAGCCGGTGCCGGTCTCGGCGGAGGTGGCCGTCGCCGAGGCCGGCCGCCGACTGCGTGCCATCCGCGACGAGCACGGTCCCGACGCGATCGCGCTCTACCTGTCCGGCCAGATGTCGCTGGAGGCGCAGTACCTGGCGACCAAGCTGGCCAAGGGGTATCTGCGGACCAGCTGGGTCGAGTCGAACTCCCGGCTGTGTATGGCCTCGGCCGGCACCGGCTACAAGCAGTCGCTCGGCGCCGACGGCCCACCCGGCAGCTACGACGACCTGGACCATGCCGACGTGTTCCTGGTGATCGGGTCGAACATGGCCGATTGTCATCCGATCCTGTTTCTCCGAATGCTGGACCGGGTCAAGCAGGGCGCCACCCTGATCGTGATCGATCCACGCCGCACCGCGACCGCCCGCAAGGCCGACCTCCACCTGCCGATCCGACCCGGCACCGACCTGGCCCTGTTGAACGGGCTGCTGCGGCTGCTGGTCGACGCCGACGCCATCGACCCCGAGTTCATCGCCGCACACACCGACGGCTGGGCCGCGATGCCGGCACTGCTGGCCGAATACCCGCTCGACCTGGTCGCCGAGCTCACCGGCCTCGCCGCGGCGGACATCCGGCGAACAGCCGAGCTGATCGGCGGGGCGGACAACTGGGTGAGCCTGTGGACGATGGGGCTCAACCAATCCACCCACGGCACCTGGCACACCAACGCGCTGTGCAACCTGCACCTGGCCACCGGCGCGATCTGCCGCACCGGCTCCGGACCGTTTTCGCTGACCGGTCAGCCGAACGCGATGGGCGGCCGGGAGATGGGGTACATGGGTCCCGGGCTGCCCGGCCAGCGCAGCGCGCTCGATCCGGCCGATCGCGCCTTCGCCGAGCACATCTGGGGTCTGCCGCCCGACACACTCCGGCCGGTCGCCGGCGGCGGCACGGTGGAGATGTACCGGCGGATGGCGGCCGGCGAGATCCGGGCCGCCTGGATCATCTGCACCAATCCGGTTGCCTCGATGGCCAATCGGGACACCGTCATCGCCGGGCTGAGCACCGCCGACACGGTGATCGTGCAGGAGGCGTTCGCCGGCACCGAGACCGCGGCCTATGCCGACGTGGTGCTGCCGGCCGCGCTGTGGTCCGAGGCCGAGGGGGTGATGGTCAACTCCGAGCGCACCCTCACCCACTGCAGTCCGGCCCTGACCCCGCCCGGCGCGGCGCGGCCGGACTGGCTGCTGATCTGCGACATCGCTCGCGAACTCGGCTACCCGGACGCCTTCGACTACCCGGATGCGGCCGCGGTGTTCGCCGAGCTCAGCCGGTTTCACAATCCCCGCACCGGCTGGGATCTGCGCGGGGTCGACTACGACCGGCTGCGCACGGGACCGGTGCAGTGGCCCGCCGCGCCGGGCGGGCCGGCGCGGAACCCGATCCGCTACCGCAACGACGGGATCAGCCAGGATCGCTACACCGCGCCGGACGGCAGCGTGCCGCAGCTGGCCTTCGCCACCCCCGACCGCCGGGCCCGATTCCTGCCGCGGCCGTATCTGCCGGCCGCCGAGCTGCCCGACGACGACTACCCGATGCTGCTCACCACCGGCCGGCTCGCGCACCAATGGCACACGATGACCAAGACGGCCCGCGTGGCCAAGCTGAACGCGCTCGATCCCGCACCGTTCCTGCAACTGCATCCCGAGGACGCCGCGCGGATCGGGGCGGAACCGAACGGTTCGGTGGAGGTACGCAGCCGGCGCGGCCGCGCGGTGCTTCCGGTGGCGATCGACGACGCGGTCCGTCCCGGGGTCTGCTTCGCGCCGATGCATTGGAACGACGCCTTCGGCGCCGATCTGGCGATCAACGCCGTGACCAGTGATGCCGTCGATCCCGAGTCGCTGCAACCGGAGTTCAAGCTGTGCGCGGTCGCGGTGACCCCGGTGGCCGCCCCGGTCGAGCCGCCATCCGCCGATTCGGCCGAACCGGACACCGATCCGGCGCTCGCCGCGCTCGCCGCCATCCTGGCGCCGCACGCGATGATCGGTCCCGGTGCGCTCGATTCCAGCGAAGCCGGCTTCCTGGGCGGCTATCTGACCGGGTTGCGCGCCAACCCGCCCGCCGGCCGGACCCCGACAATCCCCCGACAGACACCGCTGTCCCCGACCGTTCGATCGTGGTTCGAGGGCGTGCTGGCCGGGGTGTTCGCCACCGCGGCCGATCCCGCTCCCGATCCGACCACCACGGCACCGGATAAACCTGCGGTGCAACTGATCTGGGCTTCCCAGACCGGCACCGCCGAGGGCTACGCGGGAGAATGCGCCGCCGCGCTCGCCGCGGCCGGCATCGCGGTGACCGTGCACGGCGCGGAGGTGGTGTCGGTCGCCGATCTGACCGGCACAGCGCTTTTCCTGGTGGCGACCACCGGCGACGGCGACGCCCCGGACAACGGGCTGGCGTTGTGGGACGCGCTCGCCATCGCCGAACCGGGCGAGCTGGATCAGTTGTGCTACGCGGTCCTCGGCTTCGGCGATCCGGCCTACGCCGACTTCTGCGGCTTCGCCAAGAAACTCGACGCCCGGCTCGAACATGTCGGAGCGACTCGGATTGCCGACCGGGCACTGTGCGAACCGGACTACGCCGCGACCGCAGCCCGCTGGCTGTCCACCGTGCTCGCCGCGCTGGACCCCGGCGACAGCACCGACACGCCCGCCCCGGTGGGGGGCGTGCCCGCCGGCGCAGCACCGAGCTACTCACGCACCAACCCGTTGCGCACCACGCTGCGGGCCGGGGTCCGGCTCAGCGGACCGGAATCGGCAAAAGACGTGCGCACGTTCACGTTCGAGCTGCTGGCTGCCGAGCTACCGTACCGCGCCGGGGACGCGCTGGGCATCCGCCCGGTGAACCGGGCCGCCGTGGTCGCGGAATGGCTGGACCGAACCGGCTTGGCCGGTGCGGCCCCGATCGCCCTCGCCGAGGAGCGAATGCCGTTGGTGCAAGCACTGACCGAGCGACTGGACATCACCCGGATCACACCGGATCTGGTCCGGTTCGTGCAGGATCGGGCGCCGTCGGCCGCGCTGGCCACCGTGCTCTCCCGACCGGCCGATTTCGCCGGCTGGACCCACGGCCGCCAAGCGCTCGACCTGCTCGCTGAGCATCCGGTCACCGCCTCGATCGACGATTGGCTGGCCGTGTTGCACCCGATCACGCCGCGGCTGTACTCGATCAGCTCCAGCCCGTCGGACACCCCGGACGAGGTGGCGATCACCACCTCGGTGGTCCGGTTCCAACGCGGCGACCACACTCGGCATGGGCTGTGCACCGGCTACCTGGCCGAGCTGGAGCCGGGCGCCGAAGTCGACGTGTTCGTGCAGCCCACCCGGCATTTCCGGCCACCGGAGGACCCGGACACCGCAGCGGTGATGATCGGCCCGGGCACCGGCGTCGCACCGTTTCGCGGCTTCCTCCGCGAACGGGCGGCGCGCGGCGCCGGGGGGCCGAACTGGCTGTTCTTCGGCGAGCAGCACGAAGCCTGCGATTTCTACTACCGCGACGAACTGGCCGAACTGCAGGAACGGGGCGTGCTCACCCGGCTGGACCTGGCGTTCTCCCGGGACGGCAGCGAGCGGGTGTACGTCCAGCACCGGATGCGCGAACATGCCGCCGAACTCTGGCAATGGCTCCGGCGCGGCGCGCACGTGTACGTCTGCGGCGACGCCGCGCGGATGGCTCGCGACGTGGACGAGGCGCTGTGCGGCATCGTCGCCGAACACGGTCAGATGGCGCCGAAAAGTGCTCGTTCCTACCTCGCCGCGCTCGCGGCCGAACAGCGCTATGTGCGCGACGTCTACTGA
- a CDS encoding MFS transporter, with protein MRALQPLQFPAYRWLFGSLVCSLLAEGMFLVAQVWQVVELGGGPGQLALVTTATAVGMVGTVLVGGVLADRIPQKRILLGVAAVQTAVCAVLAVLSLSGLLTLWQLVAGALMIGIAGGLYFPAYSALVPALVPAEQLLAVNGLEGMTRPALAQAAGPAAASGLIAAASPGAALAVAALTSGLTVLFVSCMPLTPVRRAVDDGSPSARRLVQDVADGFRYMARTPWLLATLLFASLMVLVIIGPLEVLVPFAIRDHTGGGPREHALVLVAFGVGAVVGPAIVASRPLPRRYLTVMVTMWGVGCVPMVVFGLTSQLWLMIVAAFVTGLLFDGAQVIWGTLLQRRVPAELLGRISSLDFFVSLAFMPVSMALSGTVAGVVGLKTVFLVAGLVPIGLAVIAIAAARMRQDELSHPLDAPSVRVPDHGFISR; from the coding sequence GTGCGTGCGTTGCAACCCCTACAGTTTCCGGCTTACCGGTGGCTGTTCGGATCGCTGGTCTGTTCGTTGCTCGCCGAAGGTATGTTTCTCGTCGCCCAGGTATGGCAGGTGGTCGAGCTCGGCGGTGGTCCCGGCCAGCTGGCCCTGGTGACCACCGCGACTGCCGTCGGCATGGTCGGGACCGTGCTGGTCGGCGGTGTGCTGGCCGACCGGATCCCGCAGAAGCGCATCCTGCTCGGTGTCGCGGCGGTCCAGACCGCGGTCTGCGCGGTGCTGGCGGTGCTGTCGCTGAGCGGGCTGCTCACCTTGTGGCAGCTCGTGGCGGGTGCGCTGATGATCGGGATCGCCGGTGGTCTGTACTTTCCGGCGTACTCCGCGTTGGTGCCCGCGTTGGTCCCCGCGGAGCAGCTGCTCGCGGTGAACGGTCTGGAAGGGATGACCCGTCCGGCGCTGGCGCAGGCCGCCGGACCGGCCGCGGCGAGTGGGCTGATCGCTGCCGCGTCCCCGGGCGCCGCCCTCGCGGTGGCCGCGCTCACGTCCGGGTTGACCGTGCTGTTCGTGTCCTGCATGCCGCTGACCCCGGTTCGGCGCGCGGTCGACGACGGTTCGCCGTCGGCTCGGCGGCTGGTCCAGGATGTGGCCGACGGTTTCCGCTACATGGCCCGCACGCCGTGGTTGCTGGCCACGCTGTTGTTCGCCAGTTTGATGGTGCTGGTGATCATCGGCCCGTTGGAGGTGCTGGTCCCGTTCGCCATCCGGGACCACACCGGCGGCGGGCCGCGCGAGCATGCGCTGGTGCTGGTTGCGTTCGGCGTCGGTGCGGTGGTCGGTCCGGCGATCGTCGCTTCTCGCCCGCTTCCGCGTCGTTATCTCACGGTGATGGTGACGATGTGGGGTGTCGGCTGCGTGCCGATGGTGGTGTTCGGTCTGACCTCGCAGCTGTGGCTGATGATCGTCGCCGCGTTCGTCACCGGCCTGTTGTTCGACGGTGCCCAGGTGATCTGGGGTACGTTGCTGCAGCGGCGGGTGCCGGCGGAATTGCTCGGCCGGATCTCCAGCCTGGACTTCTTCGTCTCGCTGGCGTTCATGCCGGTATCGATGGCGCTGTCCGGAACGGTCGCCGGGGTGGTCGGCCTGAAAACGGTGTTTCTGGTCGCCGGTCTGGTTCCGATCGGGCTGGCGGTGATCGCGATAGCTGCGGCCCGGATGCGCCAGGACGAGCTATCGCATCCGCTGGATGCCCCATCGGTGCGGGTACCCGATCACGGCTTCATCAGCCGGTAG
- a CDS encoding SRPBCC family protein has product MSEPSAVIDVTIAAPVAQVWSALRERDQIRNWHGWVFDGLDQEIDFIYHQHALADDTHHLLRLAGQAPGDFATGDRFELTEVPGGTRLQIVRGPRPPATQERAGYYDDVTEGWTIFAQQLRFALERQPGRARRTVFVSAGELGPEPLATAVGTAGAEPAPFGTPGLPFFADHDRVGAEVPALGPGLVITAAGTGKELLVVSTYGLDDDGFASIVDRVQAFWSHRHPAAAPPGV; this is encoded by the coding sequence TTGAGCGAACCGTCAGCCGTCATCGATGTCACCATCGCCGCCCCGGTGGCGCAGGTGTGGTCGGCGTTGCGCGAGCGGGATCAGATACGCAATTGGCACGGTTGGGTTTTCGACGGTCTCGACCAGGAGATCGACTTCATCTACCACCAGCATGCGCTGGCCGACGACACACACCATCTCTTGCGTCTCGCCGGTCAGGCCCCGGGCGACTTCGCCACCGGGGACCGATTCGAGTTGACCGAGGTCCCCGGCGGGACCCGACTGCAGATCGTGCGCGGCCCCCGCCCCCCGGCGACGCAGGAACGGGCCGGCTATTACGACGACGTCACCGAAGGATGGACGATCTTCGCGCAGCAGCTGCGATTCGCCCTGGAGCGCCAGCCCGGCCGCGCCCGCCGCACGGTGTTCGTCTCGGCGGGCGAGCTGGGTCCGGAGCCGCTGGCGACGGCCGTCGGCACCGCCGGTGCCGAACCCGCACCGTTCGGCACACCCGGACTTCCGTTCTTCGCCGACCACGACCGGGTGGGCGCCGAAGTGCCCGCACTCGGACCCGGCCTGGTGATCACCGCCGCCGGTACCGGCAAGGAGCTGCTGGTGGTCAGCACCTACGGACTGGACGACGACGGGTTCGCCAGCATCGTCGACCGGGTGCAAGCGTTCTGGTCGCACCGGCATCCGGCGGCGGCACCGCCTGGCGTCTGA